From the genome of Solanum stenotomum isolate F172 chromosome 5, ASM1918654v1, whole genome shotgun sequence:
AATTTGATGATGGTGAAAATATTATTGATGAAATACAAACATTCCAAGATGCGCAGTGGGTCTCACCGCCTGAAGCACTATGGACAATATATGAATTCAACTTGACTGAAATGCAACCTTCAGTCATCAACCTTCAACTACATCTTCCAGGAAAACATTCAGGTACACATATTAATGCATAATAATAAACACTTTCTTTTATGAATAATTATAAtagtcaaaattcaaaaactaacTCTAAACAAGCTCACAATGTTTTACTGGAAAAACCAAAATTTACAAAATGTCATTGCCTGGAATTGTGTCAAGTAGACAATGTTGACCGAGTATTTCAGAATGTGCTCTATTGACACTGAAGCACAAGCATACCTTTATAGAGAATTCCCAAAGTATTATGTTTGGAATTCAAAGGTAAAGACTtggacaaaaagaaaaacaagatcTGTAATTGGTCGCATTGCAATTGGTAAGCCAAATGTAGTAAACTATAACTTCATACACACCGATAATTGTTAAACTTATTAATTAGTACATATTGATTATATTGTACAGCTAATCCTCGAGAAAGGGAAAGGTATTATGAGCGGTTATTACTAAACCATGTAAGAGGACCATTATCATTCAATGACTTACTCACGGTCAACGGCAAACAATGTCAAACCTTCAAAGAAGCAGCCAAAGAAAGAGGGTTACTCGAGTCCGACAACAGCATATCAGAATGTTTAAGTGAGGCTGTTGTCTTCAAAATGCCATCATCTCTCCGAAGTTTGTTTGCTACAATTTTGGTTCATTGTAACCCAACGGATATTAGAAAACTTTGGGATACTTATTATGAGGATATGTCTGAGGATTTCAACAGGCTATATGGCAACTCACACAATACTATATTACAGTCTACCCTAAATAGTATTAATAATTGTTTGCAAAGTATGGGCAAGAGCATAGCTATAAATGACATTCCTCAACTAGATCAAGATTTGCTCTAAGTTGGTCCATCAGAAAGTagagaaataaatgaagaaatgTCTGTGCAGATACCTAGAGAAGATTTTGAGGCACAATCACAATTAAATCCAGAACAACATCATgcttttacaaaaataatgcAAACAATCGATGCTGGAACAACTGGAATATTCTTTGTGGATGGACCTGTGGGAACTGGGAAAACATACCTATACCGTGCATTGCTAGCCAATGTTAGATCAAGAGGTATGATAGGTTTGGCAACAGCAACCAGTGGCGTAGTAGCTTCAATCTTACTAGGAGGACGTACAGCACACTTGAGGTTTGAGATCCCCCTTCAAACAAATGAGTCAACTATGACAAACATGTCAAAGCAAAGTGGTGCTGCCAAATTGATTAGAAAAGCAAAAATGATTATATGGGATGAAGCACCAATGGCCAAACGACAAACAATAGAAACAGTCGACAGGAGCTTCAGAGACATAATGGACATCGATAAACCATTTGGTGGAAAAGTCATGGTTTTTGGAGGAGATTTTCAGCAGGTGTTACCAGTAGTTCAAAAATCAACTAGAGCAGAAATTGTAAATCCATGCTTGGTGAAATCATATCTCTGGCCTTTGATGGAGAAGATTCAATTTACAAGAAATATGAGAGCAAGAACAGATCCAACCTTCAGTGAGTTCTTACTTCGCGTGGGTAACGGAGATGAACCAACAATAAGAGACAATTTAATCCTTCTCCCTGAACAGTTGACTGTCAAGCATTCTCGGGATGGATTTCCAGAAGAATCCATAATACAAGAGATATTTCCAAACATGCAAGAAAATGCTGCTATGGCAAAATATGTCACTGAAAGAGCTATTTTAGCTAGCAGAAATGACCATGTGGATAAACTTAATGACAAGTTAATAGCCATGTTCCCAGGTGAAAGGAAGATATTCAATAGATTTGACTCAGCAGAAGATGACACCAACAACTATTACCAAGAAGAATATCTAAATACTTTAACACCAAACGGTCTCCCGCCACATAGGTACTGATGATCACACATTACAAGTTACAATCATGAAGAGGAGGTAACAAATATCAAAATGGATAGATTTTGACATATCTTATTAAATGCAAGTtagaattgaaggaaaatgcaCCCATCATGTTGCTAAGGAATTCAGACCCTTCAAGTGGCTTATGCAATGGAACACGAATGATATGTCGAGGCTTCTCCCAAAATGTCTTGCAAGCGGAAATATCAAGTGGTCATTCTGCAACAAACCATGTGTTTCTTCCTAGAATTCAATTATCACCACCAGAAAATGAAGGATACCCAATTAAATTCCTTCGAAAGCAATTCCCGGTACGCCTTTGCTTTGCAATGACTATAAATAAAGCTCAAGGTCAAACAATTCAAAATGTTGGTTTACATGTTGTCTCACATGGTCAATTGTATGTGGCACTCTCAAGAGGGATATCTATGTCCACAACAAAAGTACTTGTCCTAACAGAGCAACCCAAACGTCAAAATGGAACATACACAAAGAACATCGTCTATAAGGAAGTTTTAGGTACGATAACTCCATATACATATATGGCCATTCTAACACAGATAATTAACTATTTACAGATCCTGCATACTAACAACATTACATTGCCTCAAATCTCAGGTTTAGAAGACACACCTATGCAAACATAATGGATTCTTCAGCGACCCATACTCTTCAATGCATTAATATCATATTCGGAATAGTTCTTTCAGTACTATTATGAGCTTTCTTGATATTGTATTCCGTTCTAATgtcttaatattattattattaataataatttacattaCTTCTAAACTTCTCTTTTGACCCTTCATATTAACTTCATGTTGGCGTTCCTACTAATATCTCATGCAATCATCAGAAGACTAATTAACACAATGTACGCTTCTACTACTAAATTTaagtattatttaaaaaaaactaattaataaaatattaaataatacttATATGGTATTAATCCATTATGTTTCTAGGTAGAATTAATTAAcagaatatttaatttgtttttattctaAAATGGAGTTCGGAGATGAAGTGTTTCGTAACAACAAAAGGTAGTAAATTATATcctttaaaaactgaaatatcctttaacattaaagaaaaaaatgtccTTTGAATTACCATACATCTTAATATGGCACACATATTTAGATTTTAGTAAGAAACTTTACATATCCCAACTTTAACCAATCTAATTCTCATAGATGTTTTGTATATCATCAATTTTTAAATGGCTTTTATAATTCCAAACTTGTAATTATACatgccaaaaaaatattttcaaaatcactTTATATTAATGCATACACTTAGTTATTCTGATGTATAATTGTTGATGAATGATTATTGGTGGATGTAATTACATTGCTCAGCACAGTCACTTTATGTTAATGCATACACTTTGTTATTCTAATGTATAATTGTTGATGGATGTAATTGCTCATCACATATGCAATAAAAAAGAGGTAGATCTATTTATGCTTTTGTTAGTTATTGTGGAAGTTCCTCCTTTCCCTAGttttcttacaaaaaaaaaaaaaaaaacctaacaCCAGTGGCGGCCATCATGACCAAAACCACCGCCGGTGGGATTTTTCCACCGGAGGAATTTCCACCTCTCCCCATACACGACAAACCTAGAGCACAACCAACCCTTCTAgaaccaaaacctacccaataTGCAAAAATCCTTAACCCAAAACCCACTACTCCCCTGATTCCTAAAGTTTCCCCTAAACCAGTAATAATTATTCATGGAGAACCCAGCATTAAGTGGAAAACATCGGAAGTCAAATCACTCATTGCCCAAGAGAATTTGCAGTATGCCATTATTGGTAAATTTTCATATGGCAAACCAGAGATACAAGAATTAAGGAGATCGATACCAGGACAATGTGGAATCAAAAGTGAATGTACAATAGGAGTTCTAGACACGAGGCACATTCTAATAAGACTTACTACGATGGAGGATTATGTGTATCTATTATCAATAGCGGCATTCTATATTAAGGCGAAGGAAAACTATTGGCAGATGAGAACGCTTAAATGGGATACATGGTTTGAACCGGAGGTCGAAACTACCATTGGTGTAGCATGGATTTCTTTCCCAGATCTTCCACCAAACTTCTTTGCCAAGGAAGCAATCTTCTCGATAGCTAGTGCAGTTGGAAAACCTCGTACTGTGGATATGGCGACAAAGAATCAAACTAGGTCAAGCTGCACCAGAGTCAAAATTGAAGTGGATCTGACGGCAAGGCTTCCCCAAAGAGGAAAATAAATGAGGAAGATGATATCACAGGACATATCAAAAGCAAGTGGATTAAGATTTAATATGATTATTACCAAAGTACTGTAATGAGTGTTGCCTACAAGGGCATGATGAACACAATTGTTGGGCACTACACCCAGAATTGTTGGATGTAAGGGATGTGCGGGATAAAGCTGATGGGCAGGAGAAGGAAATAGAGAAACTAGGTACAGTAACTGAGCAAAGACGAATACTAGTAAGTGGAAGGGTTGTTGggaacaaacaaaataaacaagaatggATGGTAAACAGAAGAAATAGGTATAAGAGAGATAAAACGGGGCGCATTGAAGGTGAAATAGACTATCATGATGGAAATACCTTTGACGCACTAAGAGAGGATGATGAGACTGATCCAGCAGACAAACTGGACAAAATTATTGAAGAGGGCACAAAAGAATGGGTTAATAAAACCTTTACAGAAAGTAGGAATACATGTGATCAACAAGCAAAGGAAAAACAATGTGAAGAAAAGGCAGGGAAATCTATTAAGCAGAAGGAGAACGACGTGGAGAGTGGACTAACACAAAGCCTGGATCACAAACAGTGTGGCAATCAAGGGGAGGGAATAGAATTGAAAGGAGCAGAAGATGTAGAGCAAAATAAAGGGACAATAGTAGTATATGaaatgaagaatgaagaagttctACCTTTAGCCTTTCATGATAATCACAGTGGAGGTGAGGAACATGGGACCAATCAGGATAAGGGAGAATTAACGACGATCATTAATAAGGTTGCAATAGAAGGAGACTTATCGCCTAAGCATGTAGGCAAACTAAAGGATACACATACTAGACAGAAAAATCACAGTGCTAAAGATATTGTAGGGGCGCAGGCCTCATCCAGGCAATCAAAGAGAGTGATTATAAAAAACTCTAAGTATCAATGAGAGCTCTAATATGGAATATTAGGTCGGTAAATACTCAAAAGGCGTTTACTAGGCTTATTTAGATGCATAGGAGACATCAATACTACTTTGTGGGATTAATGGAACCGTTTGAAGATAGACAAGGTCTGGAGGACTATAGGAGGAGATTAGGAATGCAATATGCAGTGGCAAACTCTAATGGGAAGATTTGGTTTTTCATAGACGGGGCCATGGAATATGAGATTATGCGTGATGAAGAACAAATGCTAACTATAAAAATTAGTAATACAGTAATGGGTACGGATGTAATGGTCTCGATGGTATATGCCAAGTGTAGTCAAGGGGAGAGGTTAAGTCTATGGGAATCAATTGCTGATTTAGCTAATACAGTAAACATTCCTTGGGTAATAGGAGGGGATTTCAATGTTATTTGCAATGAAAGTGAGAAATTTGGGGGTCGAACAGTCACGGAGGAGGAGGTAAGGGATTTCAATCACTGCTTGAATGTTTGTAATCTGGAGGATAGAGGTTTCAAAGGAAGCAAATATACTTGGTGGAATGGCAGAACTAACGAGGAGTGTATTTTCAAAAGATTGGATAGAGTACTAACTAATGATAAGGTACAAGATATCTTTCCAGTCCTAGAAGTAGAACACATGGTGAGAAGTGGATCAGATCATGCACCCCTATCAGTAACTTTCAAATCCAACAGGGAGAAGGTGATCAAACCTTTTAGGTTCTTAAACTTTTGGCTAAAGGAGAGATCTTTCATGGAAGTGGTGAAGAATAATTGGAAGGCGGATTTCGAAGGTGATCCTTTTATCATGTTTCACCATAAGCTTAAAAGAGTCAAAGAGGCCTTAACGCAGTGGAGTAAGGAAACATTTGGAAATATATTTCAAGAAATTGTCACTCTTGAGGAAATCATAAAGGTCAAGGAGGCTCAATTTGAAAGGTTCCCAACGACAGAGAATAGGGAAATATTGCATCGCGCTCAAGCAGAACTAAAAAATCAACTCAATAGGGAGGAGGAATTCTGGAAACAAAAAGCGGGAATGGAGTGGTTTAAAGAAGGGGAAAGAAATACTAAGTTCTTTCATACATTGGTCAAGGGCAGAAGAAGCAGGTTACGGGTGAATAGAATTCAAAATGAGGAAGGAGACTGGATGGAAGAACAGACAGATATCGCCGAGGCAGCAGTGAATTTTTATGTTAATCAGTTTACAAGACAAGAAGGGGCAAGCGAAGAATTTGGAATGCTGGAGGAGCTTCCAAGGGTTATCACCAGTAATATGAACGAGGAAATGGAAGCCATGCCAACTATAGATGAAGTAAGGAGGGCAGTCATGGGACTAAACAAAAATAGTGCCGGAGGACCAGATGGGATGACAGGAGCCTTTTATCAAAGCTCTTGGGAAATAATCTGGGAGGATATCCACAAAATGGTTAAGGCTTTTGTATGTGGTGCTGACCTACCAAggtgttagggttttgccctgattttcttaccataatttaagatttatttttccttaaagaaaagataaaacattatcataaatgtttttacttttcttgaaaggaaaatataatattctttcatatttggtttattctctccttttaggactccttttctagtaggaaaggttttaggactccttttctagtaaggaaaggttttaggactctataaatataggtttgttttcttctaacacataacaataacatccacaatgtagtcgtttaagattcttgtttatggggagatttattctctttgaagtttcaatgtttttctttatattagttttgatataataatattttgatttttagtataagttttttgttatctgatttatcaaccaaatatgatttgcaaattgcaagcttccgcatgacgcccaatcaaccttcataacccaacacaAGGTATATCACTCACACTAATTTGGTTCTCATACCGAAAAAGATAACTGTCAACACATTCTCAGACTTGAGGCCTATATCATTGAGTAATTTTGTGAATAAAATCTTCTCAAGGATAATTCATGAAAGAATTGAAGTAGTACTCCCACGAATTATATCTCCGGAGCAAGCAGGATTCATACAGGGGAGGAGTATAGCGGAGAATGTATTGGTGGTACAGGAAATAATGGCAGAGATAGGGAAAAGAGGAAAAACACCTAACATGGTCATTAAGCTAGATATGATGAAGGCATATGACAGAGTAGAATGGTTATATCTTAACAGAGTACTGAGAAGATTGGGATTTGGAGATAGAATCATAGATATGGTGTATAGGCTGATTAGCTACAATTGGTACTCGATTTTATTGAATGGGCAACCAAAAggtttttttaattcttctagAGGTCTTAAACAAGGGGATCCACTTTCTCCCACTTTGTTTATATTGGCAGCAGAAGTCATGTCTAGATCCCTAAATGTTATCATGCAGAAGAAGGAATTTAAACGATTTGGCATGCCTAGGGGAAGCCTCAAGTTAAATCACATGGCCTTTGCAGATGGCATGATCATCATGTGCAAATCATATGTAGGAACAATGAAGTTGATTAGTGATACTCTTAGAGAATATGAAGAGATATCGGGGCAGAAGGTGAATAAAGATAAAAGTGCTATTTATTTACATCATAAAGTGTCAGGAGGGGAAGCAGTTGTGGCTGAAGTGGCAACTGGAATTTTGAGAAAGGAATTTCCTTTCAATTACCTAGGCTGTcccattttttataaaaagaaacaaaaggcGTATTACCAACCTTTAATTCAGAGAATAGGGGCGAAAATTCAAGGCTGGAAGGGCAAACTTTTGTCATATGGAGAAAGGGCGATCCTGATAAAACATGTTTTACAAAGCACTCCAATTCATTGCTTGTCAGTCATGAATCCCCCTATTAATGTACTAACCCAAATAGAAAAAATGTTGGCTCAATTTTTTTGGAGTAGTTGTATTGGAGGAAAAGGGAGGCACTGGAGTAGATGGAGAAATTTATGTTTACCTGAGGTAGAGGGTGGACTGGGTTTTAGACAAATGAAGGATATATCCATGGCTCTTTTTTGCAAGTTATGGTggaattttagaactaaaaGATCTATTTGGAGTGATTACATGAAGAATAAATACTGCAAGAGGAATCATCCTAATGTAGTAATGTGGAAGATTGGGGGAGGAGGATCACAAGTCTGGAAGAAAATGTTACAGGCTAGAGAACTAGTAGAACATCAGATCTTGTGGCAAATAAGGAGAGGATCTTCGTCACTATGGCTGATAATTGGACAGGGCTGGGAGATCTTTATACAATCACAGGGGAAGATTTTGAGTGGGATAACAAATATGACAATATAGACGATATTACCAATGGGGATGAATGGAATGAGGAAGTTGTTAGGGAGATATTTCCAACTGAACTGGCAGAGCATATTATATGTAACATTAAACCACCCCGAGGGAGAAATGAGAATGATAAACCATGGTGGATGTTAGAAACAAAGGGAATTTTTTCAGTCAAGTCAGCCTGGGATTACATTCGACAAAAAGAAGAGCCTAATCGAATATATAAAAGGATATAGATCAAGGGTATACCTTTCAAAATAGCCTTTTTAATGTGGAGACTTTGGAAGTTTATGATACCAGTGGATGACAAAGTAAGGAGATGGGGCATTGCAAGCCCATCCAGGTGTTGGTGTTGTGTACAACCTGATCAAGAGACACTGTCACATGTGTACTGGAGATCATATATTGCTAACAGGACATGGTCCTACTTTTCCTCTTTTGCAGGTATCAATATAGAAGGAATATCTTTAAGGGAAAGCATCATGAAATGGTGGGGAGCACAATGCAGGACTGATATAAAATCGTATTATAGAGCATTACCAGGCTTTATTATATGGGAATTATGGAGAAGAAGGAACAAGAACAAATATGAAGGGAAGGGCATATCACTACCAAGAATCATTCATAATGTTACCAGAAACATGTATATTTTGATTAAGGTAAGAAGGCCCCATATGAATGTACCAGAAAGGTGGGCAGATATGCTCGAGGAATTGGAGAAGAATAGGACAATCATGAAGACCATAATGGTTAAGTGGGAATACCCTCCTGAGGGTTGGGATAAATACAATACGGATGAAGCGTCTAGAGGAAATCTAGGAGTAAGTTCCTATGCTTTCTGTTTAAGGAATGATAGAGGGGATATCTTACATACGGAAGGAGCAACTATTGAGAGTACTACAAGTACAGTGGCAGAATCTAAAGCGGTCCTAGAAGCAAGCAAACACTGTAAGCAGAAAAACCACAACCAAGTTATCATGCAAACAGACTCGATGCTAATGAACAAAGTGCTAACAGGAGAGTGGGCAATACTGTGGAACATAGCAGATACAGTTGAGGAAATAAAAGCATGTCTTGAAGGAAAACAACTAAATTTCCAACATATAATGAGAGAAGGGAATCAGTTAGCGGATTACTTAGAAAATAAGGCCATTGAAGAAGGTAATTGCATATACACAAGTTTTCAAAGCATGGATAAAAGAGGGAGGAGAATAATTAACAGTGACAAATTAAACACCCCATATTTGAGAGTATCACCATGGATGGGAGAATGGGGAAAGGAAGGCTACAGCAACACATATACAACATTTGCACTAAAAGAAGGAGACGACAAAAATGTGAAATGCTTTATAGCCGAGGCTATTCCAGCCAGCAAAATGGAATCGGCAAAAAGTGGGATCTAAGGGAAAATGGGAAGTGTAAACCTGGAAGACATCTTAAACATTGTCCAGAGGAGGCGGATTGAAGTTGCAATTCAATCAAGCACCACCTGCAAATTAGACGGTATAAGACAGCAAACATGGATGAAAGAAGAATCGGAAAATGTTTGGAAAACAAACCTTGGCGCAAATGGTGGTTCAACCACGACGGGAGCGTTGCAGTTGGGCGGAATCGAGGAGATGATGAAAATGGCAATTAGGAAACCTAAGCTAATGGAAAGTGATGAGTTGGGAGAAATACAAGGAAAATGTCTGTAATAGGCCCTTTTCTTTACTACTTGCTTTATTAATTCTCTGTCTGTTTGGACTTGGGCATTAGGCCCAATGATgtaactcttttttttatatcaatgaaactgaaaagttaaccaaaaaaaaaaagaggaagctCCTCTATTCTTTTTAACTGGAACtatttctctctttaatttttgttatttaaaagttttagaTTCATTagctattttattgtttttagtctactctatttcattttattttcgaaTTCATTAGCTAATTTGGTGTTACACTCCTTCTCTTTTGAttacttaattttatgaataactATTTATACATGTTGTAACTGTATTTAAATCATTtgcaaatatttatattaagtaGCGTGCAATACAAGTATATTTTCTATtctgaaattcaaattttttaagtATATAGACATCTTGTAGTAATTACAAGGGACAAACGTGCAACGCACATTTCCAAAAACTAGTATATAAATGTGTTtgagaagcaaaaaaaaacttttaaaaatatgaaacgAGATCATATACAAAAGAGTTTTTATATTTCACttgtttaaaatatataatgtgTCTAAGCACttggatacttcaactttgCAGCTTTCTTGTCCCAACCTGGAAGAGCTATACATCCGGTACCTTGCAAGCATAAGTGATCTATGCTATCGCCAACTTCCAACTGACTAATTCAACAAACTTCAAACATTGAAAGTAATGAGTTGTGGAGAATTGAGAAACTTGATGTCTCCATCAGTGGCCAGTGGTGCTCGGAATCTCCGAATAATAGAGATAGGACGTTGTCCatcaatggaagaagtgatCACGGAAGAGAAACAACAAGGACAAGAAACCAAGCCCTTATTTCCTCTCTTGGAAAAGCTGAAGCTTTATAGTCTGCCTAAGCTAAGGCATTTCTTTCTGACAAGGTGTGCTCTTGAATTTCCATGTCTCATAGAAGTGAGGATTGATGAATGCCCTAAAATGAACACGTTTATTCAACAGGGAATATCTGTGAGTACACCGAGTCTCAAAAGTGTGAACTTTGATTATAAGGAGGTGAAAGTAGATGATCTGAATAAATTGACACAACAAAGGTTCACTTCTAAGGTTTGTCTTgtataactaattaactagcTCTTTCCATCTTAacttaatagtaatagtaatattCACATACTTATTTATGTTTGTCACCTTCCTTGTACagtattttcaattataaatcTGAAGCATCACTGTCCTCTGCACCCAGGAACAAGAAGCTAGTCAAGACACTACCGATGGTGAGGAGTTGAACTCCAGAGAATTGAAAGAGGGTGAGGTCATGGCAGCTTTGAAGGATGACGGGGTCACTATGACTGGGATATGTAGTCTGGGTGGTGTTGGTAAGACAACACTTGCTGACAGAATCAGACAAAAGGTGATACAAGAAAGGTTGTTCGAAGATGTCGTCATGGTAACTGTCAGTGAACAACCAGACTTACAAAAGATTCAGGATGAGATCGCAGAAGGACTAGATTTGAAATTGCAAGGGAAT
Proteins encoded in this window:
- the LOC125863960 gene encoding uncharacterized protein LOC125863960; this translates as MSVQIPREDFEAQSQLNPEQHHAFTKIMQTIDAGTTGIFFVDGPVGTGKTYLYRALLANVRSRGMIGLATATSGVVASILLGGRTAHLRFEIPLQTNESTMTNMSKQSGAAKLIRKAKMIIWDEAPMAKRQTIETVDRSFRDIMDIDKPFGGKVMVFGGDFQQVLPVVQKSTRAEIVNPCLVKSYLWPLMEKIQFTRNMRARTDPTFSEFLLRVGNGDEPTIRDNLILLPEQLTVKHSRDGFPEESIIQEIFPNMQENAAMAKYVTERAILASRNDHVDKLNDKLIAMFPGERKIFNRFDSAEDDTNNYYQEEYLNTLTPNGLPPHRY